In Drosophila simulans strain w501 chromosome 3R, Prin_Dsim_3.1, whole genome shotgun sequence, a single window of DNA contains:
- the LOC27206487 gene encoding uncharacterized protein LOC27206487, protein MRGFIIFAVLAVARADVGGYNYGAGIGSGGSISGGSISGGSISGGSISGGSISGGSISGGSLSSGSLSGGSYSTNYAPVNTEFNKEFFTYTAPEADFEDNKSVSDLAATLKKNLRVVFIRAPENKGLENAAVALAKQAAEQQTAIYVLTKQGDLSSLANQLQNLNHVSASKPEVHFVKYRTQQDAINAQRTIQQEYERLGGSTTSHNGGVAPVLDFATKVQQQQQQQQQQVQLIDERRPSSGSVSAELEAPSAGYIPPPAAAPSATYLPVNKVK, encoded by the exons ATGCGTGGATTTATT atttttgctgttttggcTGTGGCTCGCGCTGATGTAGGCGGCTACAACTATGGAGCTGGCATTGGATCAGGCGGATCCATCTCTGGAGGCTCCATCTCTGGAGGTTCCATCTCTGGAGGTTCCATCTCAGGTGGCTCCATCTCAGGTGGCTCCATCTCAGGTGGTTCCCTCTCTAGTGGTTCCCTGTCCGGTGGATCTTATTCCACTAACTACGCTCCTGTAAACACCGAATTCAACAAGGAGTTCTTCACCTACACCGCTCCCGAGGCCGATTTTGAGGATAATAAGAGTGTCAGTGATCTAGCTGCTACTCTGAAGAAGAACCTCCGTGTTGTTTTTATCAGGGCCCCCGAGAATAAGGGTCTGGAGAACGCCGCTGTGGCCTTGGCCAAGCAGGCTGCCGAGCAGCAGACCGCCATCTATGTCCTGACCAAGCAGGGTGATCTGTCCAGCCTGGCCAACCAGCTGCAGAACCTGAACCATGTGAGCGCCAGCAAGCCGGAGGTGCATTTCGTCAAGTACCGCACCCAGCAGGACGCCATCAATGCCCAGCGTACCATTCAGCAGGAGTACGAGCGTCTGGGTGGTTCCACCACCTCCCACAACGGGGGCGTAGCACCCGTCCTGGACTTTGCCAccaaagtgcagcagcagcagcaacagcagcagcagcaggtgcagctgATTGATGAGCGTCGGCCTTCCAGCGGAAGTGTAAGCGCCGAACTGGAGGCTCCTTCGGCAGGATATATTCCACCACCAGCGGCAGCGCCCAGTGCCACGTACCTGCCTGTGAACAAGGTCAAGTAG